The window tggtgtCATAGGTAATCACATCAGGATTTTGAAGCATTTCCTGGAAGCTTCTTTGAGTGTACATGTGGATAAACTCAGATTTATTGTAACCTCCTGCTGTTCTCATCTGAATCTTTTCCTTACATTTCTCTTCTCGTTTACCCTGAGGAATCACAACACAAGCATCAGTATGCTTCTTTCCTCCATCTGGATGGCCaataatatatatcaaaccaCTAGACGGTATAGGACCAATCCCATTATACAGTCCCGCAGGTACTTcttgtccattttctttcagtttcaggACGGCGTAGTCAAGAGTTGTGTCAGATATCTCAAACCAAGGTTCAACGAGAAAGCAGTTGTCTTTTGTGACAGCGGTATCTTCATAATCGAATTTCACCATTACACATTGACTGATTATATCTGCCCACTGGCTTGGCTCTATTCCTTCTCCCACGATATCGTTTATTACATGCCGACAAGTGAAAATGAacaatcccttaaaaacaaagCAGGTGGCACAGCCTTCGATTCCATTATTGTTCCAGAATATGTACCCCACTGAGTCACTGAGATGTGAAAGATGTTTGATCACTTTCACTGGAGTTGAGTTTTTTGTGCGTTTCCCAAAATTTGTTTCatgcaatttaaaaagagaagtattcttctgtctttttttcattttttccttcaagttttccctgattttttcactttctcttttcaaacaGGGATACTCTTCCACAATGTACTCTTTCAACACACGGGTGTTTCTTTCTTCTACCTCATTGTTTTGAGCAGCTGCTGCCTTAGGGTTCATTACTTGATCAGCCTCAACTTGAAAGAGCTTACCTTCTAACTCATCTATCATCTGTGAGTTTTCTAGAATGGAGTCCAGGTTACCAATGAGCTTCCAATTGTCAGTCTCCAAAAAGGGAAGAAACCTACCATCCTTGCACATGGTGTCCTTGATGGTTTCTCCTTTGAAACCATAGACACagagtttgtttccttttttgtgaaGCTCCCCACGCTTCACAATTCGTTTTCTGGTATTCCCAATTGCATGAATGTAAAATTTGACCACGTCAGTAGATTCCTGGTTGAGCCGGCCAAATACTTGGCCATCttctttctgcttgcttttacttttggaaaatgtAATTACCACGTGGCTGTTTTCAGGAAAACAACTGAGTGGCATTCCAAGGTTTAAGAAGCCTTCAATTCCTTCTGTGCCACGCACCAGGATTTCCTTACCTGGCCGAGCCTCCATAGCTTTTCTGACAGCATCCAGGGTCTTGAGCCCCACCAGCAAGCTGTCCTCCTCGCTGTGTATGAGTATGTGTTTCCTGTTCTCATTTTTTCCAAGGTTTACATCCAAGGTAATATTAATGATCTTGTTTGAAGAAGTGGTCTGGACTTTTGGAGTTTTCCTGGGTGAGTGGGAACTTTGATCTTGGGTGTTAGTTATATCTCTTGGCCTTTTTCTAGATTGCATCTTCATTTGAATAATATCGGAATTATTCTGCTCTTCTTTTGGGACCTAAAAATGTATGTTAGAAGAAAAACCTTGAGACTCTGAATAGAAccctagtttgttgttgttgttgcttgtttcctttttaaatatgcaattcACAGAATTTCTATGGGAAACTCATACTCAAAAAACCAGTGAATATAATTAGATCTGAGTTTAACTTTAGCTCTAGAATATAAGCTGAGCAGACTGTCACATCAGTCAGATAAGCTCCTAATATGATAAGCTGGTGCATTTTTCTGAGACACATGCTTAAAAAGCTACCAGCTTTAGTAAAGTGTCATTTTATGTCTTGTTTACTATTCTCAGCtgcaaaatttttacttttctcaaacACAGTGATAAACTGCACTgaaaattttgttcttaaaatatcaagttcatgggctggagttgtagctcattggtagagcacctgcttcaggcgtgtgaggcacggggttcgattctcagcacccacataaaaataagtaaataaaataaaggtccatcaacaactaaaaattaaaacaaaaattttttaaaaataccaagttCAGCAAAAATAAGTCACCATGATTTATTATTAGgcattacattttaaacaaaatcctCATTAGCTAACTGATTATCTGGTCATACAAATAGTTATTTCTAATAATGAATTCCTTCATTCACCCAGAACCTATCATGCAAAAAACTTATTTCCTCTATGACATCAATTAATCCCCCAATTCtatgaattgagaagaaacaaatatggcctctctttgtctttttgatgGAGAAACTTAGGTATAGAAAGTTTTTCTTGTTAGTGCCTTTCCTAGCATCATGTAATAACCACTAAATGAAGTGAGTGCCAGAATACCAACACTTAagtctaatattcctttccatgacaccaaacattttttcttggTAAAATTTGCATTCATGAcaatcatttttttgggggggcaggatACCAGAAATTGAAATCAGTGGCCCTTGCCccataagccacatcccagccctattttatattctatttagagacagggtctcgctgagttgattagtgcctcacttttgctgaggctggctttgaattcatgatcctcctgtctcagcctcccaaaccactgggattacaagcatgcataaTACTGATTTTTGTAGGGTATCATCTTAAGAACCAGCAgttgaggaaggggaaggaattaAAGAGGATTAATCAAACatcacaaaaatcaatgaaaaattaagagCAACTGCTTATGAATAGGACTTCAGGAAAATGTACCTATGTCTAAAAGGTACATTTTCCTGAAGTCCTACTCATTACGGTGAGGGTATGAACAGGCCTGGATATGCTAGCAAGGCTACATTCTGGTAATGGGAATAAAAAAGCCAGGATTGTCGTAAAGACTAGGCCTACCATCATTGTGTAGCACAGCCTAGCAACATGACTGGCATGTAATAGGGTAAATTTGTTAAATACTAGTAGTCAGGgtcaaagagataaaaagaacacAAGATAATGTGAATTTACTTGTGCTATGTGTGCAAATCTTCAAAAGGCATCTCTAAAGCCTAATGCTGTCAGAAACATCTTGCTCATGTACCCCATGGGAGCATTGCAACAGAATTCCAACTTGTCAAAGTATTCTTGGACACATATAGGAACTTCTGAAGGAAACACATTACAGGTAAATTCTTTTACCTGACTAACATGGTTATGGtaagaataaataagcaaaaaatttgtttcataaactgtaaagcactatacagatgtaGGTTATTATGATTCAGTATATCAGCCACACTTGGCATTGTATTTCTGTGCTATGAAAtagattaattttggttttgttttatccaAAGTTTAATAcagttatttggtttttatggTTGTCCAGGAATTattaccagttttttttaaaggctagtGTGACATGAccaaaattttatgtatgtatgtgtgtatatatatatatatatatatatatatatatatatataaaataaagtggtTGAGGAAAGGTTTTaccttatataaatatttccaatatatAATGATATGATTTCTTGGCAGGAAGATTTATGCAATACAGACTCAAGGATGGCTAAATCTAACATTAGCATATTCATTACATAAATAGTATTTACaaacatacctgagaaaaataattctctattttcatgttttttttcacaTCAAACAAGTTCTTCTGTGACCTGCGTTTCTTACAGCTCATGATGACTTGAAGATGAAATAGGTAGTTCAGCtgaaacactaatttaaaaaaggttCAAGTTACAACAGTATCTTCATAGCTGTCATTAATTATGTAGAGGAAGAGATGAACTTCCTTCTTCAGCTCTGGCCTTGCCCTCCCCAGAGATATTAACCTAGCAAATAATTTACCCACCAAGTATTATCACCCCAACAATAAAAGCTTTCTTTTATAGAGCATTATGTGTCAGTCACTACACTTGACACTTTATGAAAATTATCTCTAACTGCGAATCCCAACTACAGTGGGAAAGAGGTTAtatctagatttttttgtttttaaacttgggGGAAAGGATAGCTTAAAGAAGAGAGATCTGTCCAAGTGCAAATATTAAAACCCATAGAAAAATCTGTAGTTGGAGAATTCAAAAGTGTGTTCTTCTACTTACCTTGAGTTAAAATTTGATCTCTATTTAAGATGGAGATGCCAGAGATggtaaaatttaaggaaaagggTAGGAAAGGAACTGGTTAATACCctgaagataaaagaaatttggaatgGGATTTCATAAAGTAATCTGAAAAGTTCACGAAAGCTTCCACTCTActtttctcccttctgttttcataagaCCCTCCCGCCCCCACTGCCTTTTTAATTCCTTGTTTTCTCTttagcttttgcatatgagaggaaacattcaacccttgacttcctgagtctggcttatttcacttagaatgatgttccCCAGTTACATCCATGTACCAACACATGACATAATCACATCCTTCTTTATGGATGggtgaaactccattgtgtttatataccacattttccttatccatctgctgatggacacctagaccaTCTCTATTACTTGgctatttgtaaaaaaatatattctatttctaaaatgaaggacattttcttttataatcacaACACTAACTTTTTAAACCCCAAATCCAGATGAGGTGTGAAAGTTGCCTTTAATTATGGCTTTTAAGTCTCTTTCATTCTAGAAAAAGCATTGATCTGTCAAAGTGGACAGAAAAGCTGTGGAATGTTCACTTCTTGGATTGCTTCTTTCCCTTGTCATTTTACTTATGCACTCTCCTCTGCACTCTTTGGCAAGTGGAAGTCATCTAAAGACTGTGCTTATTCTTGTAACCACTTCACTATGGTGCAGGAACTTCTCAATTACTGGTAATGAGTTTCTAAGGAAATCCAGTTAGCCTATGTGAACCTTAGTTTCCTGTTTGTAAAAAGagacaattattttaaacaagatatgaatatgaaaatgtaCAATGACAGTATTTATAAGAACATCTGGCCTCAACTATAAGATTGCCACTTCCCAGTTTCATGACCTGTGAAATAACAATTAACTACTTCCTGTCTcattttccttatataaaatgagggCAGTATTAGAATTAACTTTTggtgttgtgaagattaaaaagtGTCCTTTAGAACAGTGAATGCCGTTTAATAGGCTGCCCAGTAAATATTACTGCCAGTACTAGCATCAGTGTCAAAACACTTAACCAAAGGTAGACTTTTTAAACATCAAAGAAGGGGTGGAGGTggtaaaaaatagacaaacaatTGAGGAACTGAGCTGAGCTGTAAGATCTTTGAAGGCAGAAAATTTAAGTGGGGTGTCACTGTTGATGATGATGACTCATCTAATGATGTCTGAGAAAGAAATTgcttcagaaataattttcacacccactacaaaaggaaaacaaatcaagtagaaagaaatatgaattttaggattactGGCTTGTATATGAACAGCTGCAGTGGAAAAGGCCAAGATGTTAAGTATACACCCCAATACAGCCTGCGCCCCACACATCGGTTCCAGTATCTAGACTGAACAGTGTTATATCAAAATGTGAAGGACTTTACCGCTCTGCTATTCCAACCCTGTGTTATAGTGGGATATGTCCAGGTTCTACTCACCTAAAGGACTTGCTTTAC is drawn from Urocitellus parryii isolate mUroPar1 chromosome 4, mUroPar1.hap1, whole genome shotgun sequence and contains these coding sequences:
- the LOC144254620 gene encoding serine protease FAM111A-like; this translates as MSCKKRRSQKNLFDVKKNMKIENYFSQVPKEEQNNSDIIQMKMQSRKRPRDITNTQDQSSHSPRKTPKVQTTSSNKIINITLDVNLGKNENRKHILIHSEEDSLLVGLKTLDAVRKAMEARPGKEILVRGTEGIEGFLNLGMPLSCFPENSHVVITFSKSKSKQKEDGQVFGRLNQESTDVVKFYIHAIGNTRKRIVKRGELHKKGNKLCVYGFKGETIKDTMCKDGRFLPFLETDNWKLIGNLDSILENSQMIDELEGKLFQVEADQVMNPKAAAAQNNEVEERNTRVLKEYIVEEYPCLKRESEKIRENLKEKMKKRQKNTSLFKLHETNFGKRTKNSTPVKVIKHLSHLSDSVGYIFWNNNGIEGCATCFVFKGLFIFTCRHVINDIVGEGIEPSQWADIISQCVMVKFDYEDTAVTKDNCFLVEPWFEISDTTLDYAVLKLKENGQEVPAGLYNGIGPIPSSGLIYIIGHPDGGKKHTDACVVIPQGKREEKCKEKIQMRTAGGYNKSEFIHMYTQRSFQEMLQNPDVITYDTTFFFGSSGSPVFDSKGSLVAMHAAGTTCLLLSEKAHIIEFGPAMNSILSHIKQNHERWYNDVFLNQQDVEMPSQEY